In a single window of the Cucumis melo cultivar AY chromosome 11, USDA_Cmelo_AY_1.0, whole genome shotgun sequence genome:
- the LOC127143850 gene encoding uncharacterized protein LOC127143850 yields the protein MTSTSTSTDGPLYKINPSHHFYSLVSCLSHLEKTTHNIKAKLKPDQLALFRKTKFGHFLDLNIVFNGPLIHYLLLREVEDEGKDSISFLLGGVVCTFGRREFNIITGLWGPKEDYIQFVGNSRLLEKFFKDKECVYVSDLEDIFLEYEGDDDDIVKLALVYFIEISLLGKDRRTKVDIGFFKIADDWNTFNNYDWGRIVFVGTLSALKGALDKQYAKGKKKSTQTKKYTINGFPHALQVWAYESIPTIIGCGVDKVNDHAIPRMLRWVCQQSPKSQTISQVFDSPIFIIKAVIEMTPEEEQLKIASGELFENFRSSTIIQSKNGGSKRVREVVNDEDDFKKSKKQKSKIKMKKAIRNLQDRVAVVEGQLNSIKSDIDELKGMMSTILKHIGLQRKGDEGDHKVSEGLVDHTLESKEVDNAKTEDVDTGGTPNWLRMPKEDEHIEVKKKGH from the exons atgacatcgacttcgacatcgaccgacggacccttgtacaagattaatccttcccatcatttttattccctagtaagttgtttgtctcatttggaaaagacaacacataatattaaggccaaactcaaacccgatcaattagccttatttaggaaaacaaagtttgggcactttttggacctaaatattgtctttaatgggccactcatccactacttactgttaagggaggtggaagatgaaggaaaggattctataagtttcttactagggggcgttgtttgtactttcggtaggagagagtttaacatcataactggactatggggtcctaaagaggactatattcagtttgttgggaatagtcgactgttggagaagtttttcaaagacaaggagtgtgtttatgttagcgacttagaggatatatttttggaatacgagggtgatgacgatgatattgtgaaattagctttagtctactttatagagatatctttgttgggaaaagataggcgaaccaaagtggacattggttttttcaagattgctgatgattggaatacatttaataattatgattggggtcggattgtttttgtaggcacgctaagtgccttgaaaggagccttggacaagcaatatgccaagggaaagaagaaatcaacacagacaaaaaaatatactatcaatggatttccgcatgcattacag gtttgggcatatgagtctataccaaccatcattggatgtggtgtagataaagtaaacgatcatgccataccacgaatgctgaggtgggtgtgccaacaatcaccaaagtcccaaactataagccaggtgtttgactcgccaata tttataattaaggcggtcattgagatgacacctgaagaggagcagttgaaaattgcttcaggtgaactttttgaaaacttccgctcatctaccattattcagtcgaagaatggtggttcaaaaagagtaagagaagttgttaatgatgaagatgacttcaaaaagagtaagaaacagaagtccaagattaagatgaaaaaggctattcggaatctccaagatcgagtagcggttgttgaagggcaacttaatagtataaaatcagatattgacgaattgaagggcatgatgtcaaccatattgaagcacattggacttcaaagaaag ggtgacgaaggggaccacaaggtgtccgaaggcttagtagatcatacattagaaagtaaagaagtggataatgctaagaccgaagatgttgacacaggcggtacccctaattggttgaggatgccaaaggaggatgaacacattgaagttaaaaagaag GGCCACtaa